A stretch of the Thalassotalea euphylliae genome encodes the following:
- a CDS encoding DNA internalization-related competence protein ComEC/Rec2: MSLLPPAVPALFYECLLIFVIIIGVLFKQWRVFACLCFGAFWVLNHGDAYNSIWRNNEINSEQFFRQQHQATVEITDIPVATQTGRRFTGLIKELDQQPLARPIKVRLSINNRYFPKNYTFQSQSQSHKNSQAQYHDDGNKSTKYRFDNLPIALHQGDVLNTKIKFKPAHGLANQGGFNYQRWLRANGIHATGYIVLKKVEATKALAKQSSQFTGVTHYSVDHSIGKSVREQLYQRVKLRTQGLSQQALVLALLFGERSLFDEQTWRVLQATGTQHLVAISGLHVGLVVAIAYGFAKILIRAIPFYWLSARGRQVVTKRNSQLFILAFSALVTVFYCYLAGFSLPTIRALIFFLLFVISQLLPIRLSPTRLILLSVVVTIILIPSSVYSVSFWLSYLAVVAIMLVYWRFGFWLGKVPRRYPKVIKNIAGFMLIQIGIVILLMPVTALLFGQISTISVLANSVALPIVGLVVMPLLFIAMLLLAFGEPLFSLVVNIANAALEWLWLFLHWLSHMPIASLSLSSKQTLVICLLVLIATLLTVFKFRRASSGYWRNSVQGKSSPKNSAILPTSVALGAIVLLSGYLSAPNRQWQVAVLDVGQGLAVVIKKGNKAILYDTGNAYPSGWNLAEQAVLPYLKYHGLTLDYFIISHDDSDHAAGAPQVVTAYPEAKLMFNGEFAFTAATKAHPCQQGQTLDWQGLTLTMLWPKKQAAEHNDDSCVVRISDGKTSVLLTGDITKKVERQLIRDTSGLGVASDIVIAPHHGSKSSSSKDFIKHLNAKAVVFSAGYLNQWKMPNQQVVARYQNTNTQVFSTAHDGMVKFSMLANSGHQQKGWQVSTYRADISPYWFNN; encoded by the coding sequence TTGTCACTTTTGCCCCCAGCAGTGCCAGCGCTTTTTTATGAATGTTTGTTGATATTTGTAATCATCATCGGCGTGCTGTTTAAGCAATGGCGCGTGTTTGCATGCCTGTGTTTTGGTGCCTTTTGGGTGTTAAATCATGGCGATGCTTACAATAGTATTTGGCGTAATAACGAGATAAATTCTGAGCAGTTTTTTCGGCAACAACATCAAGCAACAGTTGAAATTACAGATATCCCAGTAGCAACCCAAACAGGGCGACGCTTTACTGGCTTAATTAAAGAGCTTGATCAACAACCATTGGCTAGGCCAATAAAAGTAAGACTGTCGATAAACAATCGATACTTTCCTAAAAATTATACATTTCAAAGCCAAAGCCAAAGCCACAAAAACAGTCAAGCCCAATATCATGACGATGGAAATAAAAGCACTAAATATCGTTTCGATAATCTGCCAATTGCTTTGCATCAAGGCGATGTACTTAATACCAAAATTAAATTTAAACCCGCTCATGGTCTAGCTAACCAAGGGGGCTTTAATTATCAGCGCTGGCTAAGAGCTAATGGCATTCATGCAACAGGCTATATTGTATTAAAAAAGGTTGAAGCGACTAAAGCTTTAGCTAAGCAGTCAAGCCAGTTCACTGGTGTCACGCACTATAGTGTTGATCATAGTATTGGTAAGTCAGTGAGAGAACAGCTTTATCAGCGCGTTAAGCTGCGTACTCAAGGTTTAAGCCAGCAGGCGTTGGTTTTAGCCTTGCTGTTTGGCGAACGATCACTTTTTGATGAGCAAACATGGCGAGTGCTGCAAGCAACAGGGACTCAGCACCTTGTTGCCATTTCCGGCCTACACGTCGGCTTAGTTGTCGCAATCGCTTATGGTTTCGCAAAAATATTGATAAGAGCAATTCCGTTTTACTGGCTCTCAGCGCGAGGTAGGCAGGTAGTGACCAAGCGCAATTCACAGCTTTTTATACTCGCTTTTAGTGCGCTTGTTACCGTGTTTTACTGCTACCTTGCTGGCTTTTCACTTCCTACCATACGTGCATTAATTTTTTTTCTGCTGTTTGTAATCAGCCAGCTGCTACCGATACGCCTTTCACCAACGCGGCTTATCCTGTTAAGTGTTGTGGTGACCATTATTCTGATCCCTTCGAGTGTTTACAGCGTCAGCTTCTGGCTTTCTTATCTTGCGGTTGTGGCCATCATGCTGGTTTATTGGCGCTTTGGTTTTTGGCTTGGCAAAGTGCCGCGAAGATACCCCAAAGTCATCAAGAACATCGCGGGTTTTATGCTCATCCAGATAGGAATTGTTATCTTGCTGATGCCAGTAACGGCACTGTTATTTGGGCAAATATCGACAATTAGCGTGCTCGCCAATAGCGTTGCATTGCCGATTGTTGGCCTTGTTGTTATGCCTTTATTGTTTATTGCTATGTTGCTGCTAGCATTCGGCGAACCACTATTTAGCTTGGTAGTAAATATTGCCAACGCAGCATTGGAGTGGCTTTGGTTGTTTTTGCACTGGTTATCTCATATGCCAATTGCTTCGCTCAGTTTGTCTAGTAAGCAGACGTTAGTGATTTGTTTACTTGTTTTAATCGCGACGTTACTGACCGTATTTAAGTTTCGACGGGCGAGCAGCGGCTATTGGCGCAATAGTGTTCAAGGGAAAAGTAGCCCGAAAAACAGCGCTATTCTACCCACGAGTGTGGCACTGGGTGCAATTGTGCTGTTATCTGGTTATTTATCTGCGCCAAATCGCCAGTGGCAGGTGGCGGTATTAGATGTTGGACAGGGGCTGGCAGTTGTTATCAAAAAAGGCAATAAAGCAATTTTATATGACACCGGCAATGCTTATCCCAGTGGCTGGAATTTGGCTGAGCAAGCTGTTCTACCTTATCTCAAATATCATGGGCTCACTTTGGATTATTTCATTATCAGCCATGACGATAGCGATCATGCTGCGGGCGCACCACAAGTAGTAACTGCATATCCAGAGGCAAAGCTTATGTTTAACGGCGAGTTTGCTTTTACAGCAGCAACCAAAGCGCACCCTTGTCAGCAAGGCCAAACGCTTGATTGGCAAGGGCTCACACTCACGATGTTATGGCCGAAAAAGCAAGCCGCAGAGCATAATGATGACTCTTGTGTCGTTCGCATTTCGGACGGTAAGACCTCGGTATTACTCACAGGTGATATTACTAAGAAAGTAGAGCGTCAACTTATTCGAGACACATCCGGTTTAGGCGTGGCTTCTGATATTGTGATAGCGCCTCATCACGGGTCTAAGTCTTCTTCGTCAAAAGACTTTATCAAGCATCTTAATGCCAAGGCAGTGGTGTTTAGCGCAGGGTATTTAAATCAATGGAAAATGCCTAATCAACAAGTTGTTGCCCGTTATCAAAATACCAATACGCAAGTTTTTTCTACTGCGCATGATGGCATGGTGAAGTTCTCTATGTTGGCTAACTCTGGCCATCAACAAAAAGGCTGGCAAGTTAGCACTTATCGAGCCGATATTTCACCCTATTGGTTTAATAATTAG
- a CDS encoding DUF2062 domain-containing protein, whose amino-acid sequence MPKKVIKRIMPDHHTIKSNKHLKIFGDLLHNANLWHLNRRSVAKAFAVGLFFAFIPVPFQMLLAAGTAIIVHSNLPLSIGLVWITNPLTMPAIFYGCYIVGTWVVGAQEQAFNFEASWQWVVDSLQTIGPAFLVGCGVLAVAFAVIGYFGIQLLWRYSVAKEWRKRAQR is encoded by the coding sequence ATGCCCAAAAAAGTCATTAAACGTATCATGCCTGATCATCATACGATTAAGTCCAACAAACACTTAAAAATTTTTGGTGACCTCTTACACAATGCCAACTTGTGGCACTTAAACAGGCGTAGTGTCGCAAAAGCCTTTGCTGTTGGATTATTTTTTGCGTTTATTCCTGTGCCCTTTCAGATGCTATTAGCAGCAGGTACAGCCATTATAGTACATTCCAATTTACCGCTATCTATTGGCTTAGTGTGGATCACGAATCCGCTGACCATGCCTGCGATATTCTACGGCTGTTATATTGTTGGTACTTGGGTTGTCGGTGCTCAAGAGCAAGCATTTAATTTTGAAGCCTCGTGGCAATGGGTTGTTGATAGTTTGCAAACCATTGGGCCAGCATTTTTAGTCGGCTGTGGTGTGTTAGCCGTTGCCTTTGCCGTTATTGGCTATTTTGGTATTCAATTATTGTGGCGTTATTCCGTGGCTAAAGAGTGGAGAAAACGGGCACAACGTTAG
- the lolE gene encoding lipoprotein-releasing ABC transporter permease subunit LolE encodes MFQPLSLFVGLRYIRSRHGKGFAKFISAASTIGIAIGVAVLIMVLSAMNGFEKVLAEKLLSIVPHAELISVNEPIKRWQQGAQQMQTHPEVIAVAPVIKLTGMLQYKAALKAVEVRGVDAQLETLVSDIDDYIVDGKWFAHQGADASVAESDSQRSDSKRSGTPIVLGAGVAKQLGVNVGDKLQVLLPQQAGEQSNRQRFSAPKRLNVEVKAIFRFGGTIDDTLAYLPLAAAAKVQGYDSDTVQGLRIKVTDVFAANNIARDLAYRFNHYVYIYDWTYTQGHLFNDIQLVRTVMFIVMVLVIAVASFNIVSTLIMVVKEKQGDIAILKTMGASHRQIMTVFVMQGMSNGVIGALSGALLGSYFALYLTDIVSGLEQVFGTKFLSGDVYFVNYLPTALNLNEVYLTAGVAMVLSVLATLYPAWQAAKIDPAQVLGQA; translated from the coding sequence TTGTTTCAGCCACTGAGTTTATTTGTTGGCTTGCGTTATATTCGCAGCCGTCATGGTAAAGGCTTTGCCAAATTTATTTCTGCCGCTTCAACTATCGGTATTGCCATTGGCGTGGCGGTATTGATCATGGTGCTTTCTGCTATGAACGGCTTTGAGAAAGTGCTTGCTGAAAAGTTATTGTCAATTGTGCCACATGCCGAGTTAATTTCGGTTAATGAACCAATAAAACGCTGGCAGCAAGGTGCACAGCAAATGCAAACGCATCCAGAAGTAATTGCAGTTGCGCCTGTCATTAAATTAACCGGCATGTTGCAGTATAAGGCTGCATTGAAAGCCGTGGAAGTACGCGGAGTTGATGCCCAGCTAGAGACTTTAGTAAGCGATATAGACGACTATATTGTTGATGGGAAGTGGTTTGCACATCAAGGAGCAGACGCTTCAGTGGCCGAGTCCGATAGCCAACGCTCAGATAGCAAACGTTCAGGCACGCCGATAGTACTAGGTGCTGGTGTTGCGAAACAGCTGGGCGTTAACGTTGGCGACAAGCTACAGGTGTTATTACCGCAACAGGCGGGTGAGCAAAGTAATCGACAACGTTTTAGTGCGCCCAAAAGACTTAATGTTGAAGTAAAAGCGATATTTCGTTTTGGCGGTACCATTGACGATACGCTAGCGTATTTGCCGCTTGCAGCCGCCGCCAAGGTGCAAGGCTATGATAGCGATACAGTGCAAGGTTTACGCATTAAAGTAACTGATGTGTTTGCCGCGAATAATATTGCCCGTGATCTAGCGTATCGATTCAATCACTATGTTTACATCTACGATTGGACGTACACCCAAGGACACTTGTTTAACGATATACAATTAGTGCGAACTGTGATGTTTATTGTCATGGTGTTAGTGATCGCGGTTGCCAGCTTTAACATTGTGTCAACTTTGATCATGGTCGTGAAAGAAAAGCAGGGCGATATCGCCATTTTAAAAACCATGGGCGCTAGTCACCGCCAGATCATGACTGTGTTTGTTATGCAAGGCATGAGCAATGGCGTTATTGGCGCTTTGTCTGGTGCATTACTTGGTAGCTATTTCGCGCTTTATTTAACAGATATCGTTTCTGGTTTGGAGCAAGTGTTTGGCACTAAATTCCTATCAGGGGATGTTTACTTTGTAAACTACTTACCTACGGCGCTTAATCTAAATGAAGTATATTTAACTGCCGGAGTTGCTATGGTGTTAAGTGTGTTAGCAACCCTATATCCAGCGTGGCAGGCGGCAAAAATAGACCCAGCACAAGTGCTTGGGCAAGCGTAG
- the lolD gene encoding lipoprotein-releasing ABC transporter ATP-binding protein LolD: MSSVLQCLNLSKTYQEGGESTAVLSGLELDVKRGELLAIVGSSGCGKSTFLHLAGALDSPSSGQVMIQGTDIFSLTDKQKAKFRNQHIGFIYQFHHLMMEFSALENVAMPLMIAGESAKTAQDKAKAMLVKVGLEHRLSHRPSQLSGGERQRVAIARALVTEPALVLADEPTGNLDFDTAQQIFELIKSLNASLGISFVIVTHDLSLAAKMDRQLRLDHGKLASLVAPVEQASQIG; encoded by the coding sequence ATGAGTAGTGTTCTGCAATGTTTAAACCTGTCGAAGACCTATCAAGAGGGAGGCGAGAGCACTGCGGTTTTGTCTGGATTAGAGCTTGATGTAAAACGCGGCGAGCTACTGGCGATTGTCGGCAGCTCTGGTTGTGGTAAAAGCACGTTTTTGCATTTAGCAGGTGCGCTAGATTCACCAAGCAGCGGCCAGGTGATGATTCAGGGCACTGATATTTTCTCATTAACCGATAAGCAAAAGGCAAAATTTCGCAATCAGCACATCGGGTTTATCTACCAGTTTCATCATTTGATGATGGAGTTTAGCGCCCTTGAAAATGTCGCGATGCCATTGATGATTGCTGGTGAATCTGCCAAAACGGCACAAGATAAAGCCAAGGCGATGCTAGTGAAAGTGGGTTTAGAGCATCGCCTTAGTCATCGCCCATCGCAACTCTCAGGTGGTGAACGTCAGCGTGTTGCAATTGCACGAGCATTAGTGACAGAGCCAGCGTTAGTGCTTGCTGATGAGCCAACGGGTAATCTGGATTTTGATACGGCGCAGCAAATTTTTGAACTGATCAAATCGCTAAACGCTTCATTAGGGATTAGTTTTGTGATTGTCACTCACGATCTGTCATTGGCCGCCAAAATGGACAGGCAATTGCGCTTAGACCACGGCAAACTGGCGTCATTGGTTGCGCCAGTAGAGCAAGCAAGCCAAATTGGCTAG
- a CDS encoding lipoprotein-releasing ABC transporter permease subunit — MFQPVNWFIGLRYSQSRSRTGFVSFITFFSIAGILLGVASLITVVSVMNGFENELKTRVLGLVPHITVETQLNDESLRQDLLALPEVARVTPLEETEALVQSATGMSGILIQGINPSLEQDSIIASHMIAGSLADLAPSKYQLVIGQALARQLNVTIGDKMRLILPSRTMFTPMGRVPMQRNFTIAGVFNLGSQVDDTVVYLHHSDARKIMRKRSGDEQLLRVYLHDAFDVSLVTPKLLAKWPNLELATWQQSQGTLFSAVKMEKNMMWLMLGLIVAVAAFNIVSALVMVVNDKQGEISILQTMGMDKSGIIQIFITQGMVNGAWGVVLGTALGLLLTVVLNPMLAVFGINIFGAGYVSQTLPIVLAWQDVGIIVIGAFIMSFIATLYPAYRASQTLPAEVLRNE; from the coding sequence ATGTTCCAGCCTGTTAATTGGTTTATTGGCCTAAGATACAGCCAAAGTAGAAGTCGCACAGGCTTTGTATCTTTTATTACCTTTTTCTCCATCGCGGGCATCCTATTGGGTGTCGCTTCGTTAATCACCGTCGTTTCAGTGATGAATGGCTTTGAAAATGAGTTGAAAACCCGAGTCCTTGGGCTCGTGCCACACATCACGGTTGAAACTCAGCTGAACGACGAGAGTCTTCGCCAAGATTTGCTGGCATTGCCCGAGGTTGCTAGAGTAACTCCTCTCGAGGAAACCGAAGCCTTGGTGCAGTCGGCAACGGGAATGTCAGGCATTTTGATTCAAGGTATCAACCCAAGTTTAGAGCAAGACTCTATTATCGCCTCACACATGATAGCGGGCAGCTTGGCTGACTTAGCACCCAGTAAATATCAACTGGTGATAGGTCAAGCGTTGGCGCGACAGCTCAATGTCACCATTGGCGATAAAATGCGCTTAATCTTGCCGAGTCGCACTATGTTCACGCCGATGGGACGCGTGCCAATGCAGCGTAACTTTACCATTGCTGGTGTGTTTAACTTGGGCTCACAAGTCGATGATACTGTGGTGTATTTACATCACAGCGACGCACGTAAAATTATGCGTAAGCGAAGTGGCGACGAGCAGCTACTTAGAGTTTACTTGCATGACGCTTTTGATGTCTCCTTGGTTACGCCTAAGCTGCTAGCAAAGTGGCCAAACCTTGAGTTAGCCACTTGGCAGCAAAGCCAAGGCACCTTGTTTTCCGCTGTTAAGATGGAAAAAAATATGATGTGGCTAATGTTAGGGCTTATTGTCGCAGTGGCCGCATTTAATATTGTTTCTGCGCTGGTTATGGTGGTTAATGACAAACAGGGTGAGATCAGTATCCTACAAACCATGGGAATGGATAAGTCGGGTATTATTCAAATATTTATTACCCAAGGTATGGTTAATGGTGCCTGGGGGGTAGTGCTGGGCACTGCACTAGGCTTGCTATTAACTGTGGTGTTAAACCCCATGCTGGCTGTGTTCGGCATTAATATTTTTGGCGCGGGTTATGTTAGTCAAACATTGCCTATCGTACTTGCTTGGCAAGATGTCGGCATTATTGTTATTGGCGCTTTTATCATGAGTTTTATCGCCACCCTTTATCCGGCCTATCGCGCCAGTCAAACTCTTCCAGCTGAGGTGTTACGAAATGAGTAG
- a CDS encoding PilZ domain-containing protein: protein MSTQITPPDLQTKLQQFDEFFSIEHQFSINLQPIAAYQASSFDAFMAGMPLPFKMASDMVSIDQAAIRSIQGLGGVATQLTDFLNHQAHKIDLLVGYILSQQDEPTMRYQGIRFGGGGVIFNSEQTFTVGQRLEMKIFLLEENCAVYCIGELVEVMPADTIADSADSAETDELAENQANDQPSQHAYKVIFEHIREEDQETLVRHSLHQQSKQLQALAQKRREQAGD, encoded by the coding sequence ATGAGCACACAAATCACCCCACCAGATTTACAAACTAAATTGCAGCAATTTGATGAATTTTTTTCTATCGAACATCAATTCAGTATCAATTTGCAGCCGATTGCCGCATACCAAGCCAGCAGTTTTGACGCTTTTATGGCAGGTATGCCGCTGCCATTTAAAATGGCTAGCGATATGGTGTCTATTGACCAAGCCGCCATTCGTTCAATACAAGGCTTGGGTGGTGTTGCAACTCAGTTAACCGACTTCCTTAATCATCAAGCCCATAAGATCGACTTATTAGTTGGCTATATTCTGAGCCAACAAGACGAGCCCACAATGCGTTATCAAGGAATTCGCTTTGGCGGTGGCGGCGTAATTTTTAACAGCGAGCAAACGTTCACTGTTGGGCAACGCCTAGAAATGAAAATTTTCTTGTTAGAGGAAAATTGCGCTGTTTACTGCATTGGTGAGCTAGTTGAAGTGATGCCCGCCGACACTATAGCCGACAGTGCAGACTCAGCTGAGACTGACGAGCTAGCGGAAAACCAAGCTAACGACCAACCAAGTCAACATGCCTATAAAGTGATTTTTGAACATATTCGCGAAGAAGACCAAGAAACTCTGGTACGCCATAGCCTGCACCAACAATCAAAGCAACTTCAAGCACTTGCACAAAAGCGCCGAGAACAAGCAGGCGATTAA
- a CDS encoding DUF4124 domain-containing protein, with the protein MPTQLFGVLFAFFTLLFLSLSAHSKVYQCTDANGSVAFQGTPCAEEAKETELYKAKQGKFGFHPSWFVSPRVGGAVARCTDTGCVCKGSTYEYQQNLNSRLLNAMSSLQGAWRYYQTNFDRYIEVQKRGNAASLKKTVGDAACKVAIHQKTIELYYQEVADTIINEHEMASSAMNKIDAQCKQPNETGWTNSDRAKAWVKCKDRNRKAHNQANRLKRQYSSYYYSLMQEQKKLFKPRQVNG; encoded by the coding sequence ATGCCGACTCAGCTGTTTGGCGTACTTTTCGCTTTTTTTACACTCTTATTCCTCTCATTATCGGCCCACAGCAAAGTTTACCAATGCACTGACGCCAACGGTTCAGTGGCATTTCAAGGCACGCCGTGCGCTGAAGAAGCAAAAGAAACCGAGCTTTACAAAGCCAAACAAGGCAAGTTTGGTTTTCACCCATCATGGTTTGTCTCACCACGGGTTGGCGGCGCTGTCGCCCGTTGCACTGACACTGGTTGTGTTTGCAAAGGCAGCACCTATGAATATCAACAAAACTTAAATTCCCGACTGCTCAATGCAATGTCATCTCTGCAAGGTGCTTGGCGCTATTACCAAACCAACTTTGATCGCTATATCGAAGTACAAAAGCGCGGTAACGCCGCTAGCTTAAAAAAGACGGTGGGAGACGCCGCGTGCAAGGTGGCGATTCATCAAAAAACTATCGAGCTTTACTATCAAGAAGTTGCTGACACCATTATCAACGAACACGAAATGGCATCCTCGGCGATGAATAAAATTGACGCGCAATGCAAACAACCCAATGAAACCGGGTGGACAAATAGCGACCGAGCTAAGGCATGGGTGAAGTGTAAAGACCGAAATCGCAAAGCCCACAATCAAGCAAATCGACTTAAGCGCCAATATTCAAGCTACTACTATTCACTGATGCAAGAGCAGAAAAAACTTTTTAAACCGCGACAAGTTAATGGTTAA
- a CDS encoding DUF4124 domain-containing protein produces MLKITIILSLLVIAPWQVNAQIYKWVDKDGNTHFSQTPPPDLNEEMEELKIGVQPQKTGQSSVDTHLDGAWWSMTSKGVRTLFLRDNGLFNIHQWSARHGQLDTLFSGRWREEGKEIILTYTRDSKNPQNSAMVGVSEKLTVSSLSHTRMSVIDPDNRTQQYLRVNGDKFAKSYHKELMMGDWYDTKGKRLELSWGEFKVAEHNHSKSLAEGNWDLINGELTLEYVFDFVKYPQGKIGAKQSWRVETLDENKMILRHAHNPILWHFTKKS; encoded by the coding sequence ATGCTAAAAATAACAATCATCCTCAGCCTATTGGTCATTGCACCATGGCAAGTAAACGCGCAAATCTATAAGTGGGTCGACAAAGACGGGAATACTCACTTCTCACAAACACCACCGCCAGATCTCAATGAAGAAATGGAAGAGCTTAAGATAGGTGTGCAACCCCAGAAAACAGGGCAAAGCAGCGTAGACACTCACCTTGATGGCGCTTGGTGGTCAATGACCTCTAAAGGTGTTCGCACCCTATTTTTACGTGATAACGGCTTGTTCAACATTCATCAATGGTCGGCTCGTCACGGCCAACTTGACACCCTATTTAGTGGCCGCTGGCGTGAAGAAGGCAAAGAAATTATTTTAACCTACACCCGCGACAGCAAAAATCCACAAAATAGCGCTATGGTGGGCGTATCTGAAAAGTTAACAGTTAGTTCGTTAAGTCACACACGTATGAGCGTGATTGACCCAGATAATCGCACACAACAATATCTGCGAGTCAACGGCGACAAATTTGCGAAAAGCTATCACAAAGAGCTGATGATGGGCGATTGGTACGATACTAAAGGCAAGCGACTAGAGCTGTCGTGGGGTGAATTCAAAGTAGCAGAGCACAATCACAGTAAATCATTGGCTGAAGGCAACTGGGACTTAATCAATGGCGAGCTAACCTTAGAGTATGTTTTTGATTTTGTAAAATACCCGCAAGGTAAAATCGGTGCTAAACAATCGTGGCGCGTGGAAACACTCGATGAAAACAAGATGATACTGCGCCACGCTCACAACCCCATACTTTGGCACTTTACTAAAAAGTCTTAA
- a CDS encoding alpha/beta hydrolase gives MWKVLAFVFLIIPAVANAKVSLEKSLEGDYYTYLPRTKPKDILVIAHGMLSKEDNAHKAAKTYLSRWIPYANKHSLLLIVPVFDTPRFGNLGGGYGGYRNLFGKHVAADIFVNKLVDRYSFRTSSASKRFYLYGHSAGGQFVNRYVVTHPNRIIRAVISAAGRYSYPTTSEQWPYGAGALSKTLLWKDGTKKRANITKSLRNYALATQKVSIVIGSRDTKPQPQRPAHVGRDRIQLAKSWAKQMNKNALRHGISGQIEVQIFPNIGHSSSALTPHCVNALFEN, from the coding sequence ATGTGGAAAGTTTTAGCGTTTGTTTTTTTAATAATACCAGCCGTTGCAAATGCAAAAGTTTCACTAGAAAAATCACTGGAAGGGGACTATTACACTTACTTACCTCGCACAAAACCTAAGGATATTTTAGTCATTGCACACGGTATGCTGTCAAAAGAAGATAATGCACATAAAGCAGCTAAAACATACCTCTCACGTTGGATACCTTACGCTAACAAACATAGTTTGCTGCTGATCGTTCCAGTTTTTGATACTCCTCGTTTCGGCAACCTAGGCGGTGGCTATGGCGGTTATCGCAACCTATTCGGAAAACACGTAGCCGCAGATATATTTGTAAACAAGTTGGTAGATCGCTACTCATTCCGCACAAGCTCAGCTAGCAAGCGTTTTTATTTGTATGGGCATTCCGCGGGAGGACAATTTGTTAACCGCTATGTAGTCACACACCCCAATAGGATTATTCGCGCAGTGATTAGTGCAGCTGGCAGGTATAGCTACCCAACAACTTCTGAGCAGTGGCCCTATGGTGCAGGAGCACTTTCGAAAACTCTATTATGGAAAGATGGTACTAAAAAAAGAGCTAATATCACTAAATCTCTTCGAAATTACGCACTCGCGACCCAAAAAGTATCCATTGTTATTGGCAGTAGAGACACTAAACCTCAACCCCAAAGGCCTGCGCATGTTGGCCGAGATCGCATTCAACTAGCTAAAAGCTGGGCAAAACAAATGAACAAAAATGCGCTGCGACACGGCATTTCAGGACAAATTGAGGTACAGATATTCCCTAATATTGGTCATAGCTCTTCTGCGCTAACTCCCCACTGTGTTAACGCGCTATTTGAAAATTAA
- a CDS encoding DUF1826 domain-containing protein, whose protein sequence is MSNLATSMPVETPSHALKSEVVALSPKAEPENPARKACFGDQPAIFTDIYQDDINIAVWQNAISSNISEEAKQLLKDAANLKVVMTTDADNVVENLLEQSAELNAAPELCQHIALLVDMFCTLFELKRVGLRLTHLTHAMCPKFHVDKVPCRLVTTFTGNATEWLPNNAVDRTKLGFGGKGLPDNSSGIIRDLNRINQLAAGDVALLKGESWYNNEGGGIVHRSPSLSDNEQRLLLTLDFSD, encoded by the coding sequence ATGAGCAACCTCGCCACATCAATGCCCGTAGAAACGCCATCGCACGCTCTAAAATCTGAGGTCGTGGCGCTATCACCAAAAGCTGAGCCTGAAAATCCGGCACGCAAAGCGTGTTTTGGCGATCAACCTGCAATTTTCACGGATATTTACCAAGACGATATCAATATCGCGGTGTGGCAAAACGCCATTTCATCGAACATTAGTGAAGAAGCTAAGCAACTATTGAAAGACGCTGCAAACTTGAAAGTCGTGATGACGACCGATGCCGACAATGTCGTCGAGAATTTACTTGAGCAATCGGCTGAGTTAAATGCAGCACCAGAGCTTTGTCAGCATATTGCGCTACTGGTTGATATGTTTTGCACCTTATTTGAATTAAAGCGCGTGGGGTTAAGATTAACGCATTTGACCCATGCCATGTGTCCTAAATTCCATGTCGATAAAGTGCCCTGTCGGTTGGTAACAACGTTTACAGGCAACGCAACAGAGTGGTTACCTAATAACGCTGTAGATCGCACTAAGCTTGGTTTTGGCGGCAAAGGCCTACCAGATAATAGCTCAGGCATTATTCGTGACCTTAACCGTATCAACCAGTTAGCTGCTGGTGATGTTGCCTTGTTAAAGGGTGAGTCTTGGTACAACAACGAAGGAGGCGGCATTGTTCATCGTTCGCCGAGCCTGAGTGACAATGAACAGCGTTTGTTACTGACCTTAGATTTT